The following are from one region of the Rosistilla carotiformis genome:
- a CDS encoding antibiotic biosynthesis monooxygenase has protein sequence MNLGAVKKHSAAEAGVHCAITLNVREGREAEFEEVLIRFVQRSLDYRGTTGVHLIRPAPGSGSREFGILRSFQSEAHSREFYSSDMFKQYKIDTAELVEGEPVIRPLHGLEAFFRGTGAAALPRWKMAAVTWCGVFPTALLWSHLLGPRLTLLHPVAVSAVVSLAIVITLTWFVMPCLTKWMRPWLHKH, from the coding sequence ATGAATCTGGGCGCTGTAAAAAAACACTCCGCAGCTGAAGCGGGAGTTCACTGTGCGATCACATTGAACGTGCGTGAAGGCAGGGAGGCGGAATTTGAAGAGGTGTTGATTCGGTTCGTCCAACGCTCACTCGATTATCGAGGTACGACCGGAGTCCACCTGATTCGCCCCGCGCCCGGTAGCGGCAGCCGCGAGTTCGGCATCCTGCGATCGTTCCAAAGCGAGGCGCACAGCCGCGAGTTTTACAGCTCGGACATGTTCAAACAGTACAAGATCGATACGGCGGAACTGGTGGAGGGGGAACCGGTGATCCGACCCTTGCATGGTCTCGAAGCGTTCTTTCGAGGCACTGGAGCCGCCGCGCTACCACGCTGGAAAATGGCGGCGGTTACATGGTGTGGTGTCTTCCCGACCGCGTTACTTTGGTCGCACCTGCTTGGTCCCCGTTTGACGCTGTTGCATCCGGTCGCCGTCTCCGCCGTGGTCTCGTTGGCGATCGTGATCACGTTAACTTGGTTTGTGATGCCATGTTTAACGAAATGGATGCGACCGTGGTTGCACAAGCATTGA
- a CDS encoding GDSL-type esterase/lipase family protein has protein sequence MILSPRRIVALAILFVAAGVSISEAQQKASRWEKTIAGFEAADAKNPPQPGGIVFTGSSSVRMWDLKKSFPDLQLVNRGFGGSEIADSTEFAPRFLIPHKPRQIILYAGDNDIAKGKDAAAVIEDFQQFVNTISTALPETKIAFLAIKPSISRWKLWPTMKAANEGIAAICEANPKLDFIDISPDMFGDDGKPDPALFAKDGLHMTPAGYERWTARVRKTLGW, from the coding sequence GTGATCCTCAGTCCTCGCCGAATCGTTGCCCTGGCCATTCTCTTTGTCGCCGCTGGAGTTAGCATTTCCGAGGCGCAACAAAAAGCGAGCCGCTGGGAAAAGACGATCGCTGGATTTGAAGCGGCCGACGCCAAAAATCCGCCTCAACCCGGTGGAATCGTCTTCACCGGCAGCTCCAGTGTGCGGATGTGGGACTTGAAGAAAAGCTTCCCCGACCTGCAGCTGGTCAACCGCGGCTTTGGTGGTTCGGAGATCGCCGATTCGACCGAATTTGCTCCCCGTTTCCTGATCCCTCACAAGCCGCGACAGATCATTTTGTACGCTGGCGACAACGATATCGCCAAAGGGAAAGACGCCGCGGCGGTGATCGAAGACTTCCAACAATTCGTCAACACGATTTCGACGGCGTTGCCGGAGACCAAGATCGCTTTTTTGGCGATCAAGCCGAGCATCAGCCGGTGGAAGTTGTGGCCGACGATGAAGGCGGCCAACGAAGGGATCGCGGCGATCTGCGAGGCCAATCCGAAGCTGGATTTCATTGACATTTCGCCCGACATGTTCGGCGACGATGGAAAGCCCGATCCGGCGTTGTTCGCCAAGGATGGATTGCACATGACTCCGGCGGGATACGAGCGTTGGACCGCTAGAGTCCGAAAAACACTTGGCTGGTAA
- a CDS encoding cysteine hydrolase family protein, giving the protein MTDNEHVDPLKEVYHESFVENPAHREFLVEGRTALLCIDLQYLDAAPGHGVFKDAMNSGVPKAAQEYYFDRLQQTVLPNVRGLQDRFRGHGLEVIHTRIQALTHDGRDRSKGHRRLGLLAAPGSREADFLEIVGPDESRDEIVINKTASGVFSSTNLHYVLKNMGIESLFVVGVYTNECVETTVRDACDLGYLVTVVEDCCATVTPELHEASLATLRDRYCRILTFAEAASMLEPLIPAPSKVGNSH; this is encoded by the coding sequence ATGACCGATAACGAACACGTCGATCCGCTCAAAGAGGTCTATCACGAATCCTTTGTCGAGAACCCCGCCCATCGAGAGTTTTTGGTCGAGGGGCGGACAGCGCTGTTGTGTATCGATCTGCAATACCTCGATGCCGCTCCGGGGCACGGCGTTTTTAAAGATGCGATGAACAGCGGAGTGCCTAAGGCGGCGCAGGAATATTACTTCGATCGTCTGCAGCAGACCGTGTTGCCGAACGTTCGCGGTCTCCAAGATCGTTTCCGCGGCCACGGTTTAGAGGTCATTCACACGCGGATTCAAGCCCTCACCCACGATGGCCGCGACCGTAGCAAAGGACACCGGCGGCTTGGATTGTTGGCGGCCCCAGGATCGCGTGAAGCCGATTTCCTGGAGATCGTCGGGCCCGACGAATCTCGCGATGAGATCGTGATCAACAAGACAGCCAGCGGCGTCTTTTCGTCGACCAACCTGCACTATGTGCTAAAAAACATGGGGATCGAATCGCTGTTTGTCGTCGGTGTCTACACGAATGAATGTGTGGAAACAACCGTTCGCGACGCCTGCGATCTTGGATACCTGGTGACCGTCGTCGAAGACTGCTGTGCCACAGTGACGCCCGAACTGCACGAAGCTTCGTTGGCAACGCTCCGCGATCGCTACTGTCGGATTTTAACGTTCGCCGAGGCAGCAAGTATGCTCGAACCGTTAATCCCTGCGCCTTCGAAAGTCGGCAACTCTCATTAG
- the tsaE gene encoding tRNA (adenosine(37)-N6)-threonylcarbamoyltransferase complex ATPase subunit type 1 TsaE, which produces MSIHSLDDTDRLGRMLAQRLPDRATIGLVGTLGAGKTRLVQSVAAAIGVPEGTATSPTFTLIQPYHAANKKIYHVDAYRVNDLDEFLELGIEELMEEPGAWVFVEWGDRVADVFPDETLWLRIEVASPTQREVTFFGDPAVWESLFFNSL; this is translated from the coding sequence ATGTCGATCCACTCGCTGGACGACACCGATCGTCTGGGACGAATGCTCGCCCAGCGGTTGCCCGACCGCGCCACGATCGGCTTGGTCGGGACCTTGGGTGCCGGCAAGACGAGGTTGGTGCAAAGCGTCGCCGCCGCGATCGGCGTCCCCGAGGGAACGGCGACCAGCCCGACGTTTACGCTGATCCAGCCCTACCACGCGGCGAACAAAAAGATCTATCACGTCGATGCCTACCGCGTGAACGATCTCGACGAGTTCCTGGAACTGGGGATCGAAGAGTTGATGGAGGAACCAGGCGCTTGGGTCTTCGTCGAATGGGGCGATCGGGTCGCCGATGTTTTTCCAGACGAGACACTGTGGTTACGGATCGAAGTCGCCAGCCCGACGCAGCGCGAGGTGACCTTCTTCGGCGATCCGGCGGTTTGGGAGTCGCTGTTTTTCAACAGCCTCTAA
- a CDS encoding DNA gyrase inhibitor YacG: MTPETPQWVSCPTCQTRFVMDETETPPFCCERCQLVDLGRWLDEEHGLPHEGDPGDVPVEYRNEE, translated from the coding sequence ATGACACCTGAAACGCCCCAATGGGTCAGCTGTCCCACCTGCCAAACCCGGTTTGTGATGGACGAAACCGAGACGCCACCGTTCTGCTGCGAACGCTGCCAATTGGTCGACCTCGGCCGCTGGTTGGACGAAGAACACGGCTTGCCGCACGAAGGGGACCCCGGCGACGTGCCGGTGGAATATCGCAACGAAGAGTGA
- a CDS encoding ABC transporter ATP-binding protein — MTTGYDGPMIEIRDLCRSFGDTQAVDHVSFEVPRGSVFGYIGPNGAGKTTSMRILATLELPTSGDALVEGLSSVNDPDRVRGRLGFMPDSFGTYGDTNCIEYLDFFARSYGLVGRDRTRRLRWVMEFTGLRPLATKPMRGLSKGMRQRLCLGRALIHDPAVLVLDEPAAGLDPRARIELRQIIRALAADGKTILISSHILTELAEMCDRIGIIERGKLLATGSVDDIRRTLQPTRDLLVRVASDDARALEMLQSDSRANNVRQVDGAIRFSIAGDEADQVAILHAMCDARLEVLEYTPQHNSLEDVFLQVTKGQVQ; from the coding sequence ATGACCACCGGATACGACGGACCGATGATCGAAATCCGCGACCTCTGCCGCAGCTTTGGCGATACGCAAGCGGTCGACCATGTTTCGTTTGAGGTCCCCCGCGGCAGCGTGTTCGGCTACATCGGCCCCAACGGAGCCGGGAAGACGACCAGCATGCGAATCCTCGCGACGCTCGAACTGCCCACCTCCGGCGACGCCTTGGTCGAAGGACTTTCCAGCGTGAACGATCCCGATCGGGTGCGCGGTCGGTTGGGATTCATGCCCGACAGCTTTGGCACCTACGGCGATACGAACTGCATCGAATACCTCGACTTCTTCGCCCGTTCTTATGGTTTGGTCGGTCGCGATCGTACGCGGCGGTTGCGTTGGGTGATGGAATTTACGGGGCTGCGTCCGCTGGCGACCAAGCCGATGCGGGGACTCAGCAAAGGGATGCGCCAGCGACTTTGCCTGGGACGCGCCTTGATCCACGATCCGGCTGTCTTGGTGTTGGACGAACCGGCGGCGGGGCTGGATCCGCGAGCCCGCATCGAATTACGTCAGATCATTCGGGCGCTGGCAGCCGATGGCAAGACGATCCTGATCAGCAGCCATATCCTGACCGAACTGGCGGAGATGTGCGACCGGATCGGGATCATCGAGCGAGGCAAATTGTTGGCGACTGGAAGCGTCGATGACATTCGTCGCACGCTGCAACCGACGCGTGACCTTTTGGTTCGCGTCGCGTCGGACGACGCCCGAGCACTCGAGATGCTGCAGTCCGATTCGCGAGCGAACAACGTTCGCCAGGTCGATGGCGCGATTCGGTTTTCGATCGCGGGGGACGAGGCGGATCAGGTGGCGATTTTGCATGCGATGTGCGACGCGAGGTTGGAGGTTTTGGAATACACGCCGCAGCACAATTCCTTGGAAGACGTGTTCCTTCAAGTGACCAAGGGGCAGGTGCAATGA
- a CDS encoding PQQ-binding-like beta-propeller repeat protein has protein sequence MKICFSKTNQRSGFLAGGRRVPRLLLASLLWVPLCLVDAAADDWPAWRGPHRDGVSHESLPAEKLAADGLQVRWRGEVGTGFSTFVVADGNALTIGNSESVDTLFCFDAESGKLKWRHSYDAPLDNRDFEGGPTSTPTVHEGRVYVLARQGDLFCLDLATGKVVWQQQIVDATNIRIPGWGFGGSPQVFGDRLLLTVGEAGVAVDLDDGKLVWQSGDKEAGYASPVIFDWQGKTQAMFPSGRSFSAVDVATGEAIWQQRWLTSFGCNAADPIVHDGHVFLCSGYNRGCALLRLTDDKPEIVWKHKLMQNQMNGCVRIGDALYGVDGDLEAEPTLKCIDWASGEVHWADDSIRPGAIAATREHLIVLTTDGELLIGPASTSGFEPLTEMKVLDGRCWTVPVLANGLIYCRTASGSVVCVALK, from the coding sequence ATGAAAATTTGCTTTTCTAAAACGAACCAACGCTCCGGTTTCCTGGCCGGCGGTCGACGTGTCCCTCGCTTGTTGCTGGCATCGCTGCTGTGGGTGCCATTGTGTCTGGTCGACGCAGCAGCAGATGATTGGCCCGCGTGGCGAGGGCCTCACCGCGACGGCGTTTCCCACGAATCATTGCCCGCGGAAAAGCTGGCCGCTGACGGGCTGCAAGTGCGTTGGCGCGGCGAGGTGGGGACGGGGTTTTCGACCTTTGTCGTCGCCGATGGGAACGCGCTGACAATCGGCAATTCCGAATCGGTCGACACCCTATTCTGCTTCGACGCCGAGTCGGGAAAGTTGAAGTGGCGGCATTCTTATGATGCACCGTTGGACAATCGCGATTTCGAAGGGGGCCCCACGTCGACGCCGACGGTCCACGAAGGAAGAGTCTACGTTTTGGCGCGGCAGGGAGATCTCTTCTGCTTGGACTTGGCGACCGGCAAAGTCGTCTGGCAGCAACAGATCGTCGACGCTACGAACATCCGAATCCCCGGCTGGGGGTTTGGCGGATCGCCGCAAGTGTTTGGCGATCGGTTGCTGCTGACCGTCGGCGAAGCGGGCGTTGCGGTCGACCTTGACGACGGCAAATTGGTTTGGCAATCGGGGGACAAAGAGGCGGGATACGCGTCGCCCGTGATTTTCGACTGGCAGGGCAAGACGCAAGCGATGTTCCCTTCGGGACGCAGCTTTTCGGCCGTCGATGTGGCGACCGGAGAAGCGATCTGGCAACAGCGGTGGCTGACCAGTTTTGGTTGCAACGCGGCCGATCCGATCGTTCACGACGGGCACGTCTTCCTTTGTTCGGGATACAACCGCGGATGTGCGCTGCTGCGATTGACCGATGACAAACCCGAGATCGTCTGGAAACACAAGCTGATGCAAAATCAGATGAATGGCTGCGTCCGGATCGGCGACGCGCTGTATGGTGTCGACGGCGATCTGGAGGCGGAACCAACGCTCAAATGCATCGACTGGGCAAGCGGCGAAGTCCATTGGGCTGACGATTCGATTCGCCCCGGAGCGATCGCTGCGACGCGCGAGCACTTGATCGTGCTCACGACTGACGGAGAGTTGTTGATCGGCCCCGCATCGACCTCAGGTTTTGAACCGCTGACCGAAATGAAGGTGCTCGACGGCAGGTGTTGGACCGTGCCGGTGCTGGCCAATGGATTGATCTACTGTCGCACCGCCAGCGGCAGCGTCGTCTGTGTCGCTTTAAAATAG
- the ispG gene encoding (E)-4-hydroxy-3-methylbut-2-enyl-diphosphate synthase codes for MTIQRNPTRRVQIGSVVVGDGNRIAVQSMTATKTQNVEATAAQANALHAAGADVVRIAVDSEKDVAALAEIRKLTQANLAVDLQENFRLAELVAPHVDKIRYNPGHLYHHQKDKPWQEKVEFIINQAKRHDCAIRIGVNCGSVDPEKANKYDPEDSITPMLESAWEHCEFVDSLGFDRYVVSLKDSDPDKVVEVNRRFAEKRPDVPLHLGVTEAGMPPDGIIKTRIAFEQLIGHGIGDTVRVSLTVPNDRKQEEIEAGRGIVDDIASGRVRSVVVFDRNSLNIISCPSCSRVENEAFVDLAAKVKEMTAYAKEHAITIAVMGCRVNGPGETDDADLGLWCGPNHVNLKRGPEALGAYKYDEILPVLKQELDQLIAAHHAG; via the coding sequence GTGACTATTCAACGCAATCCAACCCGCCGCGTGCAAATCGGCAGCGTCGTTGTGGGCGACGGCAACCGGATCGCTGTTCAAAGCATGACGGCCACGAAAACGCAGAACGTCGAAGCGACCGCCGCTCAGGCAAACGCATTGCACGCCGCCGGAGCGGATGTGGTGCGAATCGCCGTCGATAGCGAAAAAGATGTCGCCGCGTTGGCGGAGATCCGCAAGTTGACCCAAGCGAATTTGGCCGTCGATCTGCAGGAGAACTTCCGCCTGGCCGAGCTGGTCGCCCCCCATGTCGACAAGATCCGCTACAACCCAGGGCATCTCTACCACCACCAAAAGGATAAGCCTTGGCAGGAGAAGGTGGAGTTCATCATCAATCAGGCCAAACGCCACGATTGTGCGATTCGGATCGGTGTCAATTGTGGCAGCGTCGACCCGGAGAAGGCGAACAAATACGATCCCGAGGATTCGATCACGCCGATGCTCGAGAGCGCCTGGGAGCATTGCGAATTCGTCGATTCGTTGGGCTTCGATCGCTACGTCGTTTCGCTCAAGGACAGCGATCCCGATAAGGTCGTCGAGGTGAATCGGCGGTTTGCGGAAAAACGCCCCGACGTGCCGCTGCATCTGGGAGTGACCGAAGCGGGAATGCCGCCCGACGGAATCATCAAGACGCGGATCGCGTTTGAACAATTGATCGGCCACGGGATCGGCGACACCGTTCGCGTTTCGTTGACAGTCCCCAACGATCGCAAGCAAGAAGAGATCGAAGCGGGCCGCGGGATCGTCGACGACATCGCGTCGGGACGCGTCCGCAGCGTCGTCGTCTTCGATCGCAATTCGTTGAACATCATCAGCTGTCCCAGCTGCTCGCGTGTCGAAAACGAAGCCTTCGTCGATCTGGCCGCCAAGGTCAAAGAGATGACCGCCTACGCCAAAGAACATGCAATCACGATCGCCGTGATGGGCTGCCGCGTGAACGGGCCGGGCGAGACCGACGACGCCGATCTTGGGCTTTGGTGCGGTCCGAATCACGTCAATCTGAAACGGGGCCCCGAAGCTTTGGGAGCTTACAAATACGATGAGATCCTGCCGGTCTTGAAGCAGGAACTCGACCAATTAATTGCGGCACACCACGCCGGCTGA